CCAAGGCGGAGATCCTCGCTGGCCTGCCCGCGGACGGCGTGGCGGTGCTCAACCGCGACGATGCCTACTTCGCCACCTGGAGCCGGCTGGCCGCCCCACGGGAGGTGCTCGACTTCGGGCTGACCGAGGGCGCCAGGGTCACGGCGCGCTCACTGGTCGCCGATGCCCTCGGGCGTTATGCTTTCTCGCTGGTCGTCGATGACCGCGAGGTCGGCCATGTCAGGCTGCGGCTGATGGGGCGCCACAGCGTGGCCAATGCCCTGGCCGCGGCGGCCGCGGCGCTGGCCATGGGGGCCTCCGCCAGCGCCCTGCTGGCAGGCCTCGCGGCGGTCGAGCCGATGGCCGGTCGCCAGGCCGTGGTGGCGGGCATCCGCGCCACGCGCATCATCGATGATACCTATAACGCCAACCCCGGTGCAGTGAAGGCCGCACTCGAGCTGCTGGGCAGCCTGCCCGCGCCTCGCTGGTGCCTGCTGGGCGCCATGGGAGAGTTGGGAGAGGCGTCCGCGGCGCTGCATGCCGAGATCGGGCGCCATGCACGGGAATTGGGGATCGACTTCCTGGGCACCCTTGGCGAGGCGGCACGCCCCGCCAGCCAGGCCTTCGGTGAAGGCGGGTGCCATTTCAACGGCCGCGAGGCGCTGCTGCGCCATGCGCTGGACCATCTTCCCCCCGGCGCCAGCGTGCTGGTCAAGGGGTCGCGGAGTGTCGCCATGGAGCAGGTGGTGGCGGCACTGCGCGAGGACACAACACGGTGAACGTGATACATGCTTCTCTATCTGGCTGAATTTCTGGCGCAGTACTTCAGAGCCTTCAACGTCTTCGAGTACCTCACGTTGAGGATGATCCTGGCCACCATCACTGCTCTGGTACTCTGCCTGTGGCTCGGCCCGGTGATGATCCGCCGCCTGGTCGAGGGACAGATCGGCCAGGCGGTGCGCGACGATGGTCCACAATCGCACCTCTCCAAGGCGGGTACCCCGACCATGGGGGGGGCCATGATCCTGATGGCCATCGCCGTGAGCACCCTGCTGTGGGGGGACCTGGCCAACCACTACGTCTGGATCGTGCTGGCCGTGACCCTGGGCTTCGGTGCCATCGGCTGGGTGGACGATTACCGCAAGGTGGTGGAGAAGAACCCGCGCGGGCTGCCGGCGCGCTGGAAGTATCTCTGGCAGTCGGTGGTCGGCCTGGCGGCGGCGGTGCTGCTCTATGCCACCGCCGCCTCGCCGGTGGAGACCAGCCTGATCGTGCCGCTGTTCAAGGAGTTCGTGCTGCCGCTGGGGCTCTTCTACGTGGTGCTGGCCTACCTGGTGATCGTCGGCAGCTCCAACGCCGTCAACCTCACCGACGGCCTCGATGGCCTGGCGATCATGCCCACCGTGCTGGTGGCCATGGGGCTGGGTATCTTCGCCTATGCCAGCGGCAATGCGGTGTTTGCCGAGTACCTGCAGATCCCGGGGATTCCCGGAGCGGGTGAGCTCGCCGTGTTCTGTGCCACCATCGCCGGTGCCGGCCTGGGCTTTTTGTGGTTCAACACCTATCCGGCCCAAGTGTTCATGGGCGATGTGGGAGCGCTGGCCCTCGGCGCGGCCCTCGGCGTGGTGGCGGTGATCGTGCGCCAGGAGATCGTGCTGTTCATCATGGGCGGGATCTTCGTGATGGAGACCGTCTCGGTGATCCTGCAGGTGGCGTCCTACAAGCTCACCGGTCGGCGCATCTTCCGCATGGCGCCGCTGCACCACCATTACGAGCTCAAGGGCTGGCCGGAGCCGCGGGTCATCGTGCGCTTCTGGATCATCACCGTGGTGCTGGTGCTGATCGGCCTGGCCACCCTCAAGGTGCGTTGATGGAGCGCGATGCCAGCGCCACGCAAGTGGCCGTCATCCCGGTGCCCCCCGGCACCACCCTGGTGGTAGGGCTGGGGCTATCGGGGCGTGCGATCTGCCGCCATCTGGCGCGCCGCGGCGTGCCCTTCATGGTCGCCGACACTCGCCAGGCACCGCCCGGACTCGACGACTTTCGCGCTACTCATCCCGGCGTCGTGGTGCACCTCGGTCCCCTCGAGGCGCTCGACCTCGAGGCGGCCGAGGAGGTGGTGCTGAGTCCTGGCATCGACCCGCATGCGCCGGGGCTCGCGGCCATGGCCGGCCGGGTCAACCCCGCCACCGGCGAGCCGCGGCTGGTCGGAGAAATCGCGCTGTTCGTGCGGGCGGCGCAAGCACCCATCGTCGCCATCACCGGCTCCAATGCCAAGTCCACCGTGACCACCCTGGTCGGCGAGATGGCCCGGGAAGCGGGGGTCAGGGTGGCCGTGGGCGGCAATCTCGGCACCCCCGCCCTGGACCTCCTCGACGAAGTGCCCGACGCCGGCCTCTTCGTGCTGGAGCTCTCCAGCTTCCAGCTCGAGACGACGCCGCGGCTGGGCGCCGAGTGCGCACTCTTCCTGAATCTCTCCGAGGACCACCTGGACCGCCATGGCGACATGGCCGGCTACCGGGCCGCCAAGCTCGCCATCTTCCGTGGTGCCCGTCATGCCGTGGTCAATGCCGACGACGCCCTGACCTGGCCGGCGGACGAGGTGCCTGCCATAGACCGCTTCACCAGCGGGCAGCCGCAGGGCGACGACTGGGGCGTGGCCGGCCGCGCCGATGGTGACTGGCTGATGCATGGCGAGTCGCCGTTGATGCCGGTCGCCGCCATGCGCCTGGCCGGTCGTCACCACCAGGCCAATGCCCTGGCCGCCCTGGCCATGGGCCATCGACTCGGCTTTCCGCTGGCCGCCATGCGGGCGGTGCTCGAACGCTTCCCGGGGCTGCCCCATCGCAGCGAGCTGGTCGCCGAGGCGGGCGGCGTGCGCTGGATCAACGACTCCAAAGGCACCAACGTCGGCGCGACCCTGGCGGCCATCGCCGGGCTCGGGCCGACCCTCGAGGGCCGGCTGGTCCTGCTGGCCGGTGGCGTGGGCAAGGGCGCCGACTTCACGCCCCTGGCCGAGCCTCTGGCGCGCTTCGGCCGCGAGGCGATCCTGTTCGGCGCCGATGCCGGCCGCCTCGAGGCGGCCCTCGCCGGGCGATTGCCGATCACCCGGGTCGCCGATCTGGCCACGGCCCTGGCGCGGGCCGCGACCATCGCCGAGCCGGGCGACGCGGTACTGCTCTCGCCGGCCTGTGCCAGTCTCGATCAGTTCGCCAACTATCAGGCGCGCGGCGACGCCTTTCGCGACTGGGTCCACCACCACCTGGCGCAGGAGGGGACATGAGCCGCCTGACAAGACTCCGCGAGGGACTCTCGACCCGCGACCACCCCGTCGATGGCTGGCTGCTGGTGGCCGCCCTGGCACTGCTGCTGGTCGGCTGGGTCATGGTCACTTCCGCCTCCACCGGCGTGGCGGCGAGCCTGACCGGCAACCCCTGGTACTTCAGCATTCGTCACGGCATCTTCCTGCTGGTGGCGATCACGGTGGCGACCGGCGTGTTGCGCGTGCCGCTGGGCTGGTGGCGGGCCAACGGCCCCCTGCTGCTGCTGCTGGGGATAGTGCTGCTGGTGCTGGTCCTGCTGGTCGGGCGTGAGGTCAATGGCAGCAAGCGCTGGCTGGCGATCCCCGGGGTGCCCTTCAATGTCCAGGCCTCCGAGTTCGCCAAACTGTTCCTGATCGTCTATCTGGCAGGCTACCTGGAGCGCTTCCTGCCCCAGGTGCGTCGCCATTGGGGGGCCTTCCTGCGTCCGCTGATGGTGCTTGGCCTGTTCGGGGGCCTGCTGATCCTGGAGCCCGACTACGGCGCCGTGGTGGTGATGACCGGTTGCGTGATGGGCATGTTGCTGATGGCCGGGGCGCCCTGGGGGCGCTTCCTGCTGCTGGCGCTGCTGGTGGCGGTGGGGGGTGCCCTGCTGGCCATCGCCGAGCCCTACCGGTTGGCGCGGCTGACCAGCTTCGTCGACCCCTGGGCCGATCAGTTCGCCAGCGGCTACCAGCTGACCCAGGCGCTCATCGCCTTCGGTCGTGGGGGCTGGCTGGGGGTGGGGCTGGGCAACAGCGTCCAGAAACTCTTCTACCTGCCCGAAGCGCACACCGACTTCGTTTTTGCCGTGCTGGCCGAAGAGCTGGGGCTGCTGGGCGCGGCCTGCGTCATCGGCCTTTTCGCCCTGCTGGTATGGCGTGCCATGGCGGTGGGGCGTCGCGCCGAGCTGGCGGGGCGCTCATTCTCCGCGTACCTGAGCTATGGCATCGCGCTGGTGATCGGCGCCCAGGCCTTCATCAATATCGCGGTGAGCAGCGGCATGCTGCCCACCAAGGGCCTGACCCTGCCGCTGCTCAGCTATGGCGGCTCCAGCCTGCTGGTATGTACCTGCATGGTGGCGATGCTGCTGCGCGTCGATATCGAGACGCGGCGCGAACAGGGGCGCCGCTCCCCGGCGGCCCCTCGTCCGGTGGCGGCTGCCGGTCCGTCCACGCTGGCCAGACAAGGAGTCGAGCCATGAGCGAATCCACTCCCCGCCGGGCCCTGATCATGGCCGGCGGCACCGGTGGCCATGTGATCCCCGCACTCTCCCTGGCCCGCGGCCTGCAGGCCCGCGGCGTGGAGGTCGCCTGGCTGGGCAGCCCGCGGGGCATCGAGAACCGGCTGGTGCCCGAGGCGGGCATTCCCCTCCAGCGCATCGCGGTGGCCGGTCTGCGCGGCAACGGCGCGGCCGGCTGGCTGTTGGCCCCCTTCAACCTGACCCGGGCGGTATGGCAGGCCTGGCGGGTCATCCGCGAGTTCGACCCCCAGTTGGTGGTGGGGCTCGGTGGCTTTGCCAGCGGTCCCGGTGGGCTCGCCGCCTGGCTGTCGCGGCGCCCGCTGGTGATCCACGAGCAGAACGCCGTGGCCGGGCTCACCAATCGTGCCCTGGCGCGCCTGGCGCGGCGGGTCTATGCGGCCTTTCCCCAGGCCTTCCAGGGCCGTGGCGAGGTGATCGGCAATCCGGTGCGCGATGCCATCGCGGCCCTGGGCGAGGCCCCGCGTGGCGCCGCCGAGATGGCCGGGCGTCCACTGCGTCTGCTGGTGGTCGGGGGTTCCCTGGGGGCCCAGGCATTGAATGAGGGCCTGCCGGCGGCCCTGGCCCGGCTGCCCGAGGAACTCAGGCCCGAGGTTCGCCACCAGGCGGGGCGCGACAAGGATGCCGCGACCCGCGACGCCTATGCACGGCAGGGCGTCGGCGCGGAGGTCACAGCCTTTATCGACGACATGGCCTCCGCCTATGCCTGGGCCGACCTGGTGGTGTGCCGGGCCGGCGCCCTGACCGTGGCGGAGCTCGCCGCCGCGGCGAAGCCGGCGCTGTTCGTGCCCTTCCCGCATGCCGTCGACGATCATCAGACCGCCAACGCCAGGGCGCTGGTGGAGGAGGGCGCAGCCGAGCTGCTGCCCCAGAGAGAACTCAGCGCGGCGACGCTGGCCGATCGGCTGGCGGCGCTGCTCGACCCCGACACCCTCGCCACCATGGTATCGCGGGCCCGCGCCTGCGCCCATCTCGACGCCGTCGAGCGCCTGGTGGCCGGCTGCATGGAGACAGGTTTTGAGCGATAGCAGATCACACCCGATGCCCGATCAGGCCGAGCCCACCCGCCATGGTCGCGGGCTGGGCATGCGCCGTATTCGCAACATCCACTTCGTGGGCATCGGCGGTGCCGGCATGTGCGGCATCGCCGAGGTACTGGCCAACCAGGGCTACACCGTCAGCGGCAGCGACCTGCGCGAGTCGCCGGTGGTCGCCAGGCTGCGCCGCTGCGGGATCCAGGTGGCCATTGGTCACGCCGCCGAGCATGTCGCCGGCGCCGACGTGGTGGTGGTCTCCACTGCGGTGGACGAGACCAACCCCGAGATCCTCTGGGCCCATGAGCATCGTGTGCCGGTGGTGCGGCGTGCCGAGATGCTTGCCGAGCTGATGCGTTTCCGCCACGGCATCGCCGTGGCCGGCACCCACGGCAAGACCACCACCACCAGCCTGACCGCGACGCTGCTAGGCGAGGGCGGCCTCGATCCCACCTTCGTGATCGGTGGCCGACT
The Halomonas sp. H10-9-1 DNA segment above includes these coding regions:
- the murF gene encoding UDP-N-acetylmuramoyl-tripeptide--D-alanyl-D-alanine ligase gives rise to the protein MSRCGLSSLAEVAEALGVATPADDLPVGAIVTDTRRVSAGALFVALRGARFDAHDFLAEAREAGAVAAVVAEAVDDPLPQLVVADTRLALGLLGRARRRVWGGPVVAVTGNSGKTTVKELLAAILGRQGATLATRGNLNNDYGAPLTLLELTPDHRQAVVELGANHLGGIAWTVSLAEPRVALITNVTGAHVGEFGGMGQIAQAKAEILAGLPADGVAVLNRDDAYFATWSRLAAPREVLDFGLTEGARVTARSLVADALGRYAFSLVVDDREVGHVRLRLMGRHSVANALAAAAAALAMGASASALLAGLAAVEPMAGRQAVVAGIRATRIIDDTYNANPGAVKAALELLGSLPAPRWCLLGAMGELGEASAALHAEIGRHARELGIDFLGTLGEAARPASQAFGEGGCHFNGREALLRHALDHLPPGASVLVKGSRSVAMEQVVAALREDTTR
- the mraY gene encoding phospho-N-acetylmuramoyl-pentapeptide-transferase; this translates as MLLYLAEFLAQYFRAFNVFEYLTLRMILATITALVLCLWLGPVMIRRLVEGQIGQAVRDDGPQSHLSKAGTPTMGGAMILMAIAVSTLLWGDLANHYVWIVLAVTLGFGAIGWVDDYRKVVEKNPRGLPARWKYLWQSVVGLAAAVLLYATAASPVETSLIVPLFKEFVLPLGLFYVVLAYLVIVGSSNAVNLTDGLDGLAIMPTVLVAMGLGIFAYASGNAVFAEYLQIPGIPGAGELAVFCATIAGAGLGFLWFNTYPAQVFMGDVGALALGAALGVVAVIVRQEIVLFIMGGIFVMETVSVILQVASYKLTGRRIFRMAPLHHHYELKGWPEPRVIVRFWIITVVLVLIGLATLKVR
- the murD gene encoding UDP-N-acetylmuramoyl-L-alanine--D-glutamate ligase, translated to MERDASATQVAVIPVPPGTTLVVGLGLSGRAICRHLARRGVPFMVADTRQAPPGLDDFRATHPGVVVHLGPLEALDLEAAEEVVLSPGIDPHAPGLAAMAGRVNPATGEPRLVGEIALFVRAAQAPIVAITGSNAKSTVTTLVGEMAREAGVRVAVGGNLGTPALDLLDEVPDAGLFVLELSSFQLETTPRLGAECALFLNLSEDHLDRHGDMAGYRAAKLAIFRGARHAVVNADDALTWPADEVPAIDRFTSGQPQGDDWGVAGRADGDWLMHGESPLMPVAAMRLAGRHHQANALAALAMGHRLGFPLAAMRAVLERFPGLPHRSELVAEAGGVRWINDSKGTNVGATLAAIAGLGPTLEGRLVLLAGGVGKGADFTPLAEPLARFGREAILFGADAGRLEAALAGRLPITRVADLATALARAATIAEPGDAVLLSPACASLDQFANYQARGDAFRDWVHHHLAQEGT
- the ftsW gene encoding putative lipid II flippase FtsW, with amino-acid sequence MSRLTRLREGLSTRDHPVDGWLLVAALALLLVGWVMVTSASTGVAASLTGNPWYFSIRHGIFLLVAITVATGVLRVPLGWWRANGPLLLLLGIVLLVLVLLVGREVNGSKRWLAIPGVPFNVQASEFAKLFLIVYLAGYLERFLPQVRRHWGAFLRPLMVLGLFGGLLILEPDYGAVVVMTGCVMGMLLMAGAPWGRFLLLALLVAVGGALLAIAEPYRLARLTSFVDPWADQFASGYQLTQALIAFGRGGWLGVGLGNSVQKLFYLPEAHTDFVFAVLAEELGLLGAACVIGLFALLVWRAMAVGRRAELAGRSFSAYLSYGIALVIGAQAFINIAVSSGMLPTKGLTLPLLSYGGSSLLVCTCMVAMLLRVDIETRREQGRRSPAAPRPVAAAGPSTLARQGVEP
- the murG gene encoding undecaprenyldiphospho-muramoylpentapeptide beta-N-acetylglucosaminyltransferase encodes the protein MSESTPRRALIMAGGTGGHVIPALSLARGLQARGVEVAWLGSPRGIENRLVPEAGIPLQRIAVAGLRGNGAAGWLLAPFNLTRAVWQAWRVIREFDPQLVVGLGGFASGPGGLAAWLSRRPLVIHEQNAVAGLTNRALARLARRVYAAFPQAFQGRGEVIGNPVRDAIAALGEAPRGAAEMAGRPLRLLVVGGSLGAQALNEGLPAALARLPEELRPEVRHQAGRDKDAATRDAYARQGVGAEVTAFIDDMASAYAWADLVVCRAGALTVAELAAAAKPALFVPFPHAVDDHQTANARALVEEGAAELLPQRELSAATLADRLAALLDPDTLATMVSRARACAHLDAVERLVAGCMETGFER